Proteins from a genomic interval of Arachis hypogaea cultivar Tifrunner chromosome 10, arahy.Tifrunner.gnm2.J5K5, whole genome shotgun sequence:
- the LOC112714623 gene encoding uncharacterized protein — MVSRLNSQLAGAVVTPKILSETFWWFTHAYSFSMKTWRQFIGLCIYLLVWSSFISSPIVDSANSNFNSGNERTFHPVKKFVMQSYFDRHIELHDSVFDNFISQEDNVGLCQVLPENHDFVPRLSVLKRDLIGEGSHRHVSTLLKFQSQQLESSSQLLSSSCDFIIIERLPTGVFADPFELQRLVQRGVFNDVDVFGDTNLELPSFLSNRSAVEIHLVVDPNKFLEPTDIKIELPLHARYQPLNESGYSTVELGMPDILVRCSTKERSENQNYFFKLTNNDADVMYEADVLWRIPSGKKAHSNLVFVITFSVALLSTLVIFLSSLEYSKSRVRKDSKQS, encoded by the exons ATGGTGTCTCGTCTTAATTCTCAATTAGCTGGTGCTGTAGTAACACCAAAGATCTTAAGTGAAACTTTTTGGTGGTTTACTCACGCGTACAG TTTCTCCATGAAGACTTGGAGGCAATTTATTGGACTGTGTATATATTTGTTGGTGTGGAGTTCATTTATATCATCTCCT ATTGTGGATTCTGCAAATTCAAACTTCAACAGTGGAAATGAAAGAACCTTTCATCCCGTCAAGAAATTTGTGATGCAATCTTATTTTGACAGGCACATAGAATTACATGATTCagtttttgataattttatatctCAAGAAGACAATGTTGGTTTGTGTCAAGTGCTTCCAGAAAACCATGATTTTGTGCCAAGATTGTCAGTTCTGAAGCGAGATCTTATTGGCGAAGGTTCTCATCGTCATGTGTCTACGTTACTAAAATTTCAATCTCAGCAATTAGAGTCTTCGTCCCAACTTCTAAGCTCCTCGTGTGACTTCATAATTATTGAAAGACTACCTACCGGGGTTTTTGCTGATCCATTTGAACTACAGCGACTTGTTCAGCGTGGTG TCTTCAATGATGTTGATGTCTTTGGTGATACAAATCTGGAACTTCCTTCCTTCTTGTCTAATCGTTCTGCTGTTGAAATACATTTGGTTgttgacccaaataaatttctagagCCAACTGATATCAAGATTGAGCTTCCATTGCATGCGCGATATCAA CCTCTAAATGAAAGTGGCTACTCCACAGTTGAACTTGGTATGCCTGATATTCTGGTGCGCTGCAGCACAAAGGAAAGGTcagaaaatcaaaattatttcTTCAAATTGACCAACAATGATGCTGATGTTATGTATGAAGCTGATGTTCTTTGGAGAATTCCTTCTGGGAAAAAGGCACATTCTAACCTAGTCTTTGTCATTACATTTAGTGTAGCCTTGTTATCAACTCTTGTAATTTTTCTCTCGTCATTAGAATATTCTAAGAGTAGAGTGAGAAAAGATTCCAAGCAATCTTAG
- the LOC112714626 gene encoding polyphenol oxidase, chloroplastic-like, with the protein MAFTISSPFSFVSTINNVSSRNSKHQVSNRIVCNSSSSNNNQNTNNESSSSETPRRNVLIGLGGLCGAYTLSANNNPFAYAAPISPPDLSTCGAPDLPNGAKPTNCCPPINTNIIDYKLPSNPPLKVRPAAHLVNDEYLAKYKKAVDLMKSLPSDDPRNFTQQANIHCAYCDGAYHQVGFPDLDLQVHNSWLFFPFHRWYLYFHERILASLIDDPTFALPFWNWDAPRGMQLPSIYADAKSSLYDKLRNPTHQPPTLVDLDFNIEDPNSNGQVSSNLSIMYRQVVSNGKTSRLFLGNPYRAGDDPDPGLGSLENVPHGPVHLWTGDINQPNGEDMGTFYSAARDPIFYCHHSNVDRMWSVWKSLGGKRKDFTDPDWLESGFLFYDENKNLVRVRVKDCLDSKSLGYVYQDVDIPWLNAKPTPRRGLKAKKVAQRFGVGAALAAETSRNAEFPLVLDSVVSTMVKRPKKSRSKKEKEEEEEVLVIEGIEFDRSVAVKFDVFINDEDDKVVGPNNTEFAGSFVSVPHSHKHKNKKIKTVLRLGLTDLLEDLEVEDDDKIMVTLVPRYGKGKVHIRGIKIELVAD; encoded by the coding sequence ATGGCATTTACTATCTCGTCACCCTTCTCCTTCGTATCCACCATCAATAATGTCTCTAGTAGAAATTCAAAACACCAAGTTTCTAATAGAATTGTATgcaatagtagtagtagtaataataacCAAAACACCAACAATGAATCATCATCTTCAGAAACACCTAGAAGAAATGTTCTAATAGGGTTAGGAGGGCTTTGTGGTGCTTATACCCTAAGTGCTAACAACAATCCTTTTGCCTATGCTGCTCCTATATCCCCACCGGACCTAAGCACGTGCGGTGCACCTGACCTACCCAATGGTGCAAAACCCACCAATTGTTGCCCTCCAATTAACACAAACATCATAGATTACAAGCTTCCTTCAAACCCACCCTTAAAGGTAAGACCAGCAGCACATTTGGTCAACGATGAGTATTTGGCAAAGTACAAAAAAGCCGTTGACCTTATGAAATCCCTACCGTCCGATGATCCAAGAAATTTCACCCAACAAGCCAATATCCATTGTGCTTATTGTGATGGTGCATATCACCAAGTAGGGTTCCCGGATCTTGATCTCCAAGTCCACAACTCATGGCTCTTCTTTCCTTTTCACCGTTGGTACCTTTACTTCCATGAGAGAATCTTGGCAAGCTTGATTGATGATCCTACCTTTGCCCTACCCTTTTGGAACTGGGATGCTCCACGTGGCATGCAACTACCTTCCATTTATGCTGACGCCAAATCTTCTCTTTATGACAAGCTTAGAAACCCTACTCATCAACCACCAACTCTAGTTGACCTAGATTTCAATATTGAGGACCCTAATTCCAACGGCCAAGTTTCCTCCAACCTCTCTATAATGTATAGGCAAGTTGTTTCCAATGGAAAGACTTCTAGACTCTTCCTTGGAAACCCTTACCGTGCCGGCGACGATCCTGATCCTGGTTTGGGATCGTTGGAGAATGTTCCCCATGGTCCTGTCCATTTGTGGACAGGAGATATCAACCAGCCTAACGGCGAGGACATGGGGACATTCTATTCAGCTGCGAGAGATCCTATATTTTATTGCCACCATTCCAACGTAGACAGGATGTGGTCAGTATGGAAATCGCTCGGAGGAAAAAGAAAGGATTTTACTGATCCTGATTGGTTAGAGTCAGGGTTTTTGTTCTATGACGAGAACAAAAACCTTGTACGTGTTAGAGTCAAGGATTGTCTTGACTCTAAAAGCCTTGGGTATGTCTACCAAGACGTAGACATCCCTTGGCTGAATGCTAAGCCCACGCCACGGCGTGGGCTTAAGGCGAAAAAGGTGGCACAACGTTTTGGTGTTGGCGCGGCTTTGGCTGCAGAGACTTCGAGAAATGCCGAGTTTCCGTTGGTTTTGGATTCTGTTGTGAGTACTATGGTGAAGCGGCCGAAGAAGTCAAGGagcaagaaggagaaggaggaagaagaggaagttcTGGTGATCGAAGGGATCGAGTTTGATCGGAGTGTGGCGGTGAAGTTTGATGTGTTTATCAACGATGAAGATGACAAGGTTGTGGGACCCAACAATACGGAGTTTGCTGGAAGCTTTGTGAGTGTGCCTCACTCTCACAAGCACAAGAACAAGAAGATCAAAACTGTTTTGAGGTTAGGGTTGACGGATTTGTTGGAAGATTTGGAAGTAGAAGATGATGATAAGATTATGGTTACGTTGGTTCCAAGGTATGGGAAGGGTAAAGTTCATATTAGAGGCATCAAGATCGAGCTTGTTGCAGATTAA